A stretch of the Schistocerca serialis cubense isolate TAMUIC-IGC-003099 chromosome 2, iqSchSeri2.2, whole genome shotgun sequence genome encodes the following:
- the LOC126455660 gene encoding uncharacterized protein LOC126455660 has protein sequence MEICSDNMFLLNWRGIHNPWLSQTMGTTSEKSCHRAYQLLSGLGIPALDQASSLQRQQPPKAVSSFPSIEDEEARHAPLNDVTGGASPASSEVRATISIFHEPIPRGDANLSAYVSRKMSVDTSSDNIAPQAEPSFQNTTAHGRQPYAFPSTSSFGPYGAHGSHESLGSVQPRPASHNAVGDVSDNCPEYEGSTDPPMPKGNQDVPSHTDSDSELDDSDDGDGDGDAPVQPSKQGRPGSPIRRPTYTHLSDVSNDSVDDSDGKKQATASYPKPWKRIENAYVQALPLYSSLLASQFLLINDRPGTVSSAMLEECLFNILIQALPKTRLLKLLSKWQARLSDNIQNFKTEKASFLGLHVSNATQNSVTQQFGNINVDRGQSVDREATRNKQHHRSDNNEYEMVDLTPDDEKKVAGAQEEKQQVAEQSSPLGEQQFQQNSIIQPHIEQMQPGDPPAIHSLPDDPPPMGAEACTPAVQLPAPLAQEFVLPIHLNEAGMQSAALSEEAAVALSPQSPMQLCSAQPFSHVQDCTTEEPAENRPRPAAPSAERSSSSHGHPMEPIFVAEPSALLPASVAEHLSPMESEPEPSALLPASLPEHSPPMESEPLRGTSQSVVAPSSCQVPAQQDARKGRAGFFERRSREPWDHKGLLSFVARHAFTLPHHVWAERKEGQPRRSMRIAMKKQVNTYFPRERLS, from the coding sequence ATGGAAATCTGCTCTGACAACATGTTCTTGCTGAACTGGAGGGGCATCCACAACCCGTGGCTGTCACAGACGATGGGAACAACATCGGAGAAAAGCTGCCATCGAGCGTACCAGCTCCTGAGTGGACTTGGAATTCCTGCCTTGGATCAGGCATCTTCGCTACAGCGCCAGCAGCCACCAAAGGCCGTCAGCAGTTTCCCCTCCATCGAGGACGAGGAAGCGCGCCACGCTCCTCTGAATGACGTCACTGGAGGAGCCTCACCTGCCAGCAGCGAAGTCCGCGCCACCATCTCCATATTCCACGAGCCAATCCCGAGAGGTGATGCCAACCTCTCAGCGTATGTGTCTCGAAAAATGTCCGTGGACACAAGCTCAGATAACATTGCTCCACAAGCGGAGCCCTCCTTTCAGAATACAACAGCTCACGGGAGGCAGCCATATGCTtttccttccacctcatcttttGGTCCTTATGGAGCACACGGTAGCCATGAGTCTTTGGGATCAGTGCAGCCACGCCCAGCGTCTCATAACGCGGTCGGCGACGTTTCAGATAACTGTCCAGAATATGAGGGGTCAACTGACCCGCCTATGCCCAAGGGCAACCAAGATGTACCAAGCCACACAGACTCAGATTCAGAGCTTGACGATTCtgacgacggcgacggcgacggcgacgcccCTGTGCAGCCATCTAAGCAGGGACGGCCAGGCTCACCCATCCGACGTCCGACCTATACTCATTTGTCGGACGTTTCTAATGATTCAGTAGATGATTCAGATGGGAAAAAACAAGCAACAGCTTCATACCCTAAACCTTGGAAACGGATTGAGAATGCATATGTACAAGCCTTACCCCTTTACAGCTCTTTGCTTGCAAGTCAGTTCCTCCTCATAAATGACAGACCCGGTACCGTTTCCAGTGCAATGCTGGAAGAGTGCCTTTTCAATATATTGATTCAGGCACTGCCGAAGACCAGGTTGTTGAAACTCTTGTCGAAATGGCAGGCTCGGCTAAGTGACAATATTCAGAATTTTAAAACGGAAAAGGCTTCATTCCTTGGGCTTCATGTCTCGAACGCCACACAGAACTCTGTCACGCAACAGTTCGGAAACATCAATGTAGACAGAGGGCAATCTGTGGACAGAGAAGCAACTCGCAATAAACAGCATCACAGAAGTGACAACAATGAATATGAAATGGTTGATCTTACTCCTGATGACGAGAAGAAAGTGGCAGGAGCCCAGGAGGAAAAGCAGCAGGTAGCTGAGCAGTCGTCACCGCTTGGggagcagcaatttcagcagaatTCCATCATCCAGCCACACATCGAGCAGATGCAGCCTGGAGATCCTCCAGCGATCCATTCGCTACCAGACGATCCTCCACCAATGGGCGCTGAGGCTTGCACACCTGCTGTCCAGCTGCCAGCCCCGCTGGCACAGGAGTTTGTGTTACCAATTCATCTCAATGAAGCAGGTATGCAGTCAGCCGCATTGTCAGAAGAGGCAGCCGTAGCACTCTCACCGCAGTCTCCCATGCAGCTCTGTTCAGCCCAACCATTCTCCCATGTCCAGGACTGCACCACAGAGGAACCAGCTGAAAATCGACCAAGGCCTGCGGCTCCATCTGCAGAGCGGTCATCTTCCTCACATGGTCATCCCATGGAGCCAATTTTTGTGGCTGAACCATCTGCGCTGCTGCCAGCTTCTGTAGCTGAACATTTGTCCCCAATGGAATCAGAGCCCGAGCCATCTGCGCTGCTCCCAGCATCTCTGCCTGAACATTCACCCCCAATGGAATCAGAGCCACTACGGGGGACATCTCAAAGCGTGGTAGCGCCCTCCTCCTGCCAGGTCCCTGCACAACAAGATGCACGCAAAGGACGTGCCGGGTTCTTCGAGAGGAGGAGCAGGGAACCGTGGGACCACAAAGGACTTCTTAGCTTTGTGGCGCGCCACGCTTTTACCTTACCTCATCATGTGTGGGCTGAACGTAAAGAGGGGCAGCCCAGGCGGAGTATGCGCATTGCCATGAAGAAACAAGTCAACACCTATTTCCCACGTGAGAGACTGTCTTGA